In Solidesulfovibrio carbinoliphilus subsp. oakridgensis, the sequence GCCGTATCCGAAGCCGTGGAAGCGTTTTGGGCCACGTCGAGGACGGTTGCGCTCATCTCGCCCATGGAGGCCACGGTTTCCGAGAGCCGGGCCGACTGTTCGGCCGCGCCCCGGGTGGCCTGCTCCGTGCGCTCGGCCAGCTCCGCCGAGGCCTCGGTCACGACCTCGACCACGGCCGTCAGCCGTTCGGCCGCGTGGAGCATGCCCTCGTGGCGGGCCATCTCGGCGGCCAGCCGGTGGGCCTCGGCCTCGGCCGTGGCCGCGCAGGCCTTTTCGGCCTGGGCGGCGGCCTCCTCGCCCTTTCGCAGAGCGGCGGCGATGTTTTCCTTGAGCGAATCAAGCATCCGGCGCAGGGCGTCGGCCAGCTCCCCGAGCTCGTCCCGGCCCTTGACCGCAAGCATTGCGTCGAGGTCGCCGCCGGCCACGGACCGGGCAAAAGCCACGCTTTTTTTAAGCGGCCCGACGATCGACAGTGTAATGATGGTGCCGAGGGCGATGGAAACGGCCAGACACAAGACCGCGGCCACGACCAGGGTCAGCCCCCGCCGAGCCGCCTGCTCCCTGGCCGACCGGGCCAGGACATCGGCCTGGATCCGGCTGCGTTCGAGCAGGCTGCCAAGGGCCGTGCTGGCCTTTCGCAGGGAAAGCATGGAGGTGCCGATGGACAGGGTCAGGGCGTTGCTGCGCTTGTTCTGGGAAACAAACTCCACCACCTTGGCGTTGGTGGCCCGCCATTCGGCCAGGGCATCGTTGAACGTCTTCCAGGCAGCCACATCCTCCTCGTCGCGCCAAAGCCCCTCCACCATGGCCCGGCCCTGGTCCACGAGGCCAAGCCCCGTCTTCAGGTTTTCCCGTTGCCGGTCGAATTCCTTGGAATTGGCCAGCTCCGGCACCAGGATGGTCCGCTCGGCCGACTGGGCGGCCAGGAGCCCTTCCTTCACCAGGCCAAGCCCGGCCACGCGGGGCAGGGCCGACCCGGCCACCTCGGACAGGGCCTTGCCGGTATCCTGCAGGCTCCGATAGCCGAGGATGCCGATAACGACGGTGATGAGCGACGTGACAACCACCGAGGCGAACAACTTTACGCCGACCTTGAAATTGCCCACGGCCCCTCCCCCTGAAACTGCCGGACAGGATGCGTCATCGCGCCGATACTCCCGAATGATGGGATGTGCTGCCGAGGTGTTGCCCGATTTGCCGGTTTTGTCAAATTCCGTCGTTCGCGTCCGAAGCCTCTTCCAGGGGCGGTTCGGGCATGGATTCCCCGCGTTGGCGTGATTCCAGATAGGCCATGAAGGCCTTGCCCTGAGGGAAGGCGGGATTGAGGCGCAGGGCGTGGGTGAGCATCATGCGGGAACTGGCCAGGCGCCCTTTTTCATAGAGGGTCCTGGCCATGTTGTAGAGCAAGTGTTCGTCGGTGCGGCACAGGCGATAGGCCCGGCTGTAGTATTGCATGGCTTCGTCGTACATGCCCAGTTTTCGCATCTTGATGCCGAAGTCGTTGAAGAGATGCTTGTGCTCCACGGTGAAGGCCGCTTCGATCCGCATGATCTTCTGGAACACGATGTCCGCGTTCTGCTTTTCCTGGCGTTCGAGATACGTCAGTCCGAGTCCGAACGTGGCCTTGACGTGGTCCGCGTCCAGACGCAGCACGTTTTGGTATTCGAATTCCGCGGAGAAAAGCTCCTGGCGTTGCCGATGGCGGTCGGCCGTTTCCACGGCGTCCTCCAGCCGGCGCATGACAGGCACGACCTTGTTGATATAGATGGAGGGTTCGGGCAGATACTCGGCCAGAAGCCGCTCCTTGGGAATGATCCGCCTGGTCCCTGTCGGAATGAAGTTGCGGCTCAGGCGCCAGAGGGCCATCCGGCCGTCTCCCTGCTCCTCGGCATAGACGAACAGACGCTGGGTGATGCGGCCGAGGCTCCGCTGGCCGAGGAACTGCTGGGCGTCGGTGGAAAAGACCCCCTTGACGGGTTTGGCCCCGGGAACGGGTATGGTATGGTTCGGGGGTTGCGGCATGGCAAAGGGGTTGGGGGTGTCGTCCCTGATACTCCCGGGGAGGAGGTTTCGGCAAGCCATGCCCGGCCTGCCCGGGGCGGCGCGAGTTGACAGGAATTTTTCCTGCCGCATATACCCGGGGATGCCGAGGCGACAAACCCATCGGCCATACCGCCCGGTGGGGCCCAAACGGCGGCATCCACGGTCCCAGGATCATGCCTCATGCAAATAGACGAATACCCTATCTTGGTGGAACAACTGTGCCCCGGACTTTTCATCCGCATTGACGAGCCGGGCCTGCCCCATCCCTTTCCCGCCAAAGGGTTTCTGCTCAAAACCGATGCCGATGTGGCCAAGGTGACGGCCCTTGGCCTGGCCCACGTCCTTTGCGTGCCGGACAAGTCCGACCGCCTGCCCGTTTCCCTGGAAGAAATCGACGGCCTGGCCGGCAAACGCCAGAAGGGGCCGTGGTCCACGGCCCGCACGCCGGTTTCGGCCGAACTGTCGAGCCTCAAGCGGGAGACCATCGAGCGCAACAAGGACCGGCTGGAGCGGTTCGCGGCTTGCGAACGCCGCTATGAAAAGGCCATGAGCCAGGTGGTGGAGGCCTTAAAGCGGGTCTCCTCGCCCAACGCCGAAGTCTTGGAGGCGGCCGGCGAGGTGGTCGGCCCCATGGCCGAGACCTTCCTGTCCGACCTCGACGTCCTTATAAACGTCATGACCGCCAAGATGCGCGACGAGGCCAAGCATTACCACGCCCTGAACGTGGCCGTGCTCTCCATGATGCTGGCCAAGGAAATGGGCCTTGGCAAAAAGGACATCGAGGAGGTCGGCATGGGTTCGCTTTTCCACGATATCGGCAAGGGACGGGTCCCGATCCAGCGGTTCACCAAGGGCAACATGGTGACCATGAACAAGGTGCTCAAGGAATACTACATGGAGCACCCGAAGATCGGAGCCAAGATGCTGGCCGCCGTCCCGGGGTTTCCGCCGGCCGCCCAGCTTCTGGTCCTGCAGCACCACGAGCAGATGGACGGCTCGGGCTTTCCCATGCGCGTGAGCGGCGAGGCCATCACTCTCGGCGGCCGGATCGCGGCCGTGGCCAATGTCTACGACCGGTTTTGCAACACCAAGGACGGCAGCGAGAGCCGCACCCCGCACGAGGCCATGAAGGCCCTGTACAAGCGCCGGGGCCTGCTTGACCCCAAGGCCGTCACCATGTTCATCCGCAAGCTCGGGGTCTACCCGCCCGGCTCCCTGGTCGAGCTGTCAAACGGCATGCAGGGCATGGTGGTTTCGGCCAACCTGCGCGATTCTATGCGGCCAAGCGTCAAGGTCTACCACCCGGACATTCCCAAACGCGAGGCCCTCATTATCGACCTGTGCATCGAAACGGAGTTGAACGTGGCCAAGGCCCTCAAAACAACGGACCTTCCGCCAGACGTTCTTCAGTACCTGAACCCGGGCAAGCAGGTTTCCTACTATGTCGACGCCGCGCCCCGTCCGTAGGGCCGCACCCGCCATCGGCCGGGGCAGGCCGTGACCCGTCCGGGCTCGCCGGCCCGGGCCATCATGCGGACCCTGCGCACCGGGCTGTCTCAGCCGCCGGGCTCGGACCTGTCTCCGCTCGTGCCCCTGGCCAGGCAGGCCCTGGCCTTTATCGACCGTGGCGCCGTGGACGATCCGGCCACGGCCGGCGAGGCGTCGGAGCTGGCCTTTCTGCTGGCCGCCCTGCTCGAAGCCGGAGACGAAGGCTTTGCCCGTCAGGCCTTTGGTCTGCTTTTCCGCCTGGGCGTGGAAGGCGAGGTCCTGGCCGTCATCCATCTGGAAAAGCTGTCCGAGGACCAGGCCGTCGCCATCCTCTCCGGCCTTGGCGACGAGGAAAAACTCCTTTTCGTCAACGCCTTTTTCCGCCGGGAACGGCCGGCGCGGCCGAAGACCGCCGCCTTCGGCCTCGGGGTCCTTTCCGACGTGGTGGAGCGGACCCCGGACGAACTCCTGATCCTTCTGGACCTCCTGGCCAACCGCCACGAGTATCCGGCCCTGCCCGTGCGAAACGGGCTCGTGCGCGGCCGGCTCGGCATGTGGCTGCACCGGCTACTCCGGATGGACCTGTCGGCCGAGCAGACCCGGTACATGGCCCGCGTGGTCGGACGGCTGCGGGAGCCGGTCCTGGTGGAGGGACTGGTGGAGCGGCTCGGCAACCTGGACGAAATTTCCGCCGAAATGGTCTGCCGGGCCCTGGCCGAGACGCCGGGCATCGACCCGGCCGTGGCGGCCGGGCCTGTGGCGGCCCTTCTGGCGACACCGGAACCGTCCCTGGCCGGCGCGGCCCTGACCGCCCTGGCCCGGTGCGATCCGTCCCTGGCGGCCGAGGCCGCTGCCGGACTTCTGGCCGGCGATCCCGGGCGGACGGCCGAACTGGCCCCGCTTCTGGCCGGCCTGCCCCTGGCCGCCTTCGGCCAGGCCCTTCGCGGCCTGCCCCCGCAACTGCGGAAAAAGACCCTGGGGGCCGTCTATGCCGTCCTGGCCGCGGCCCAGCCCCAGGCCATGGCCGGTGCCGCCCGGGCGGTGGCACGGGCAGGCGTGGCCCCGGCTCAGCTCACCGAGTCCCTGCTCGCGGATCTGGCCGTCAGGGCCAAGGCCGCCTCGCGCCCCTTCCCGCCCCGCCCGGCCCTGCCCGGTCCGGCCGCACCCAGGGAAGATCCCAAGGGGCTCTGGAAACGCGTCAAATCCCTGGTGCCGACGCCCGGAAGCGGCGGCGACCAAAAGGCCGAGGCCCTTCGCCGGCAGTTGGCCGCCGGGGAGGAAATCCACAAGCGACAGATCTTATGGACGCCGCTTGACGGCGAGGCCATCACGGATGCGGTCTTTTCGAAATGCGTGTTCCGAGCCGTCGGCCTCAGCCAGTCCACACTTGCCGACGTCACCTTTACGGACTGCCAGTTTTCGGACGTCAATTTCGAGCAGTCTCGGCTGACCCGCGTCACCTTCCAGGGCTGCCGGTTCGCCAATTGCCGGTTTTCCCGGATCGTGCTCGACGGGGTGGGGCTGGCCGACTGCGAACTGCGGCTGTGCGGCTTCGAATCCGCCACCGGGAGCGACGTGGCCTTTACCTCGGTCGATGTGGCGGAATGCGATTTTTTCAGCGCCGTTCTGACCGGCCTGTCCCTCTGTCGGTGCCGGTTCCGGGCGGTCAGTCTGGTGCGGGCCGTATTGCACGGATTCTCCAGCCGGGGCGTGCTTTTTTCCGACTGCCTCTTCGAGATGGCCACCTTTCCCCGGGCCAGGTTCTCGGGCCTTCGGACCGAGGGCTGCTATTTCGCCGGCTCGCGGTTTTCCGGCGCGACCGAGGAGCCGGACATTCTCGGGGCCATGGCCAAGGACGATGCCCTGGCCATGGCCGAGGCCGCCCCGGACATCCCCCTGCCGGCCGCCCTGGCCGAAGGGCCGGGGTTGCGGCTGGTGGCCGCCTGCTGCGATGCCCTGCTTTTTTCCCGCGACATCCGCCGCCGCCGGCTGGCGCTTTTGGCCAACAACAAGCGCCGGCTGGCCTGGGCCAGACGGCGGCTTGGCGAGGCGGGCGCGGCCTTTCTCGACATGCTGCCGGGGCTGGTCGGCCTGGGGCTCGTGCGGGACGGGTCGGGCACGCGTCCGGCTCCTGGGGCACGTATCGCCGGATTCGCCCCGGACCTGCCCACCCTGCGGCATCTGGTGCGCCATTTCGGCTGCCCGGCCGCGGCATTCCCGGAGGTCCCGGCAAACGCCCTGGCCGTGGAGGCGGTCTACACCATCGGCAGCGTCGGCACCGTGGCCCAGACTTCCGATTCGGATCTCGATGTCTGGATCTGTCTCAAGGACGGCGAGGCCGCGCACCCGGATCTGCCGGCCTTTACGGACAAACTTGAAACCATAAGCCGGTTCGCCGAAACGGAAGCGGGACTGGAAATCCATTTCTTCTGCATGACGGTCCAGGACGTGCGGGACAACGTGTTCGGCTATTCCGAGGACGAGGGCTACGGCTCGGCCCAGGGTTGCCTGCTGAAGGAGGAATTTTACCGCACGGCGCTGGTGGTGGCCGGCAGGAAGCCGGCCTGGTGGTGCGTTCCGGCCCGGATCGGGCAGGAAGCGTACGCCAAGGCCCTCTCGGGCATCAGACGGGCCGAACCGGAGGTGGCCGCCGACTGCCTGGATTTCGGACCGGTGACGGCCATCGCCGGCGACGAGTACTTCGGGGCGTCGTTGTGGATGATCGTCAAGTCCCTGACCAGCCCGTTCAAGTCCATCATCAAGTTCGGGCTACTCGAAAAATACGCCGAACACCCGGGCGAGCCGGAGCTTTTGTGCGACACGCTCAAGGACTACGTGTTTGCCAACCAGGGCGGCCTTTGGCGGTGCGATCCCTATGCGCTGTTATTCCGCGAGGTCAGCCGCCACTACCAGGAGCGCAAGCAATCCGGCGCCGTGGAGCTCCTGCGCCAGGCCTTTTTGCAGAAGACGGGTTTTGATCCGTGCGAGGAATACGCCACCCGGTCCGGGGAAACCATCCTCGACCACTTCTTCCCCTACGCGCCGCCCGCGGCCGGGGCCTGCCCGCCTCCGCCCCGGCGGGACAGCCAGGCCGACGAGGACGGCTTTGCCCAGGCCGTGGCCCTTGGCGATGCCATCACCGCCTATTTCCTGCGGGCCTACGAGCGGCTCAAGGCCCGCAGCCAGGAACTGGCCAGCGGCGGCGGGCTGACCGAACGCGACCAGACCATGCTGTCGCGGCGCATTGCCGCGAGCTTCGGCCGGCGGGTCGGAAAAATCATGCGCATGCCGTTTATCCGGCCGGGCCGGGACCTGTTCGCCTCCCTGGAAATCGCTTGCGAGGAGATTTCACCCCGGGAAAAGGGCTTCGTCATCCGGGCCGAGAGCGCCGGTCCGGACCGAAAGGCCAGAAAGCGCGAAACCGTGCGCCAGGAGGGTTCGCTTCCCCGTCTGGCCGGCTGGCTCACGGCCAACGAACTCTACCGGCCCGGGCTGCATTTGCAGGCCGCCGCCCTGCCGGCGCCCCTGACCCTGCCCGATGTGGCCGGCGTCCTTGGAGCCGTGCACAACGTCTTTCCGGTCCGGGAGACCTTTGCCCCGGCGCTTTCGCTGGGGCTTTTGCCGGAACGCGTGACCGCCGCCCTGTTTGTCGTCAACCTGCTCGCCCCCCGGGAGGAACGACGGACCGTGAGCCTGGACGTGCTCTACGCCACGACCTGGGGCGAACTGTTCCACCTGGAGCGCACGGCCGGGCTCGACGTCTTCGACGCCTCGCCGTCCCTGTTCCTGTCCGAAAGCCTCGGCCTGGCCCTGGCCCCGGACCTGCGGCTGGAAGTGTACGCTCCGGCCCGTTCCCAGTGCCAGGCCGGGCGA encodes:
- a CDS encoding methyl-accepting chemotaxis protein, whose product is MGNFKVGVKLFASVVVTSLITVVIGILGYRSLQDTGKALSEVAGSALPRVAGLGLVKEGLLAAQSAERTILVPELANSKEFDRQRENLKTGLGLVDQGRAMVEGLWRDEEDVAAWKTFNDALAEWRATNAKVVEFVSQNKRSNALTLSIGTSMLSLRKASTALGSLLERSRIQADVLARSAREQAARRGLTLVVAAVLCLAVSIALGTIITLSIVGPLKKSVAFARSVAGGDLDAMLAVKGRDELGELADALRRMLDSLKENIAAALRKGEEAAAQAEKACAATAEAEAHRLAAEMARHEGMLHAAERLTAVVEVVTEASAELAERTEQATRGAAEQSARLSETVASMGEMSATVLDVAQNASTASDTAAKAREQAASGSEVVRRAVAGISAARDKALVLSQDMAELGTQAEGIGRVLGVISDIADQTNLLALNAAIEAARAGEAGRGFAVVADEVRKLAEKTMTATAEVGKAIRDVQAGTHKSVGGVREAVGVIESATSLADQSGQALTAIVSLVESASDQVRSIAAASEEQSAASEAIEASIADVSRVSGETAQAMERSATAVADLAEQAQVLKGLIEELRGESAHAAQTALPGGRA
- a CDS encoding tetratricopeptide repeat protein, with protein sequence MACRNLLPGSIRDDTPNPFAMPQPPNHTIPVPGAKPVKGVFSTDAQQFLGQRSLGRITQRLFVYAEEQGDGRMALWRLSRNFIPTGTRRIIPKERLLAEYLPEPSIYINKVVPVMRRLEDAVETADRHRQRQELFSAEFEYQNVLRLDADHVKATFGLGLTYLERQEKQNADIVFQKIMRIEAAFTVEHKHLFNDFGIKMRKLGMYDEAMQYYSRAYRLCRTDEHLLYNMARTLYEKGRLASSRMMLTHALRLNPAFPQGKAFMAYLESRQRGESMPEPPLEEASDANDGI
- a CDS encoding class I adenylate cyclase, which produces MTRPGSPARAIMRTLRTGLSQPPGSDLSPLVPLARQALAFIDRGAVDDPATAGEASELAFLLAALLEAGDEGFARQAFGLLFRLGVEGEVLAVIHLEKLSEDQAVAILSGLGDEEKLLFVNAFFRRERPARPKTAAFGLGVLSDVVERTPDELLILLDLLANRHEYPALPVRNGLVRGRLGMWLHRLLRMDLSAEQTRYMARVVGRLREPVLVEGLVERLGNLDEISAEMVCRALAETPGIDPAVAAGPVAALLATPEPSLAGAALTALARCDPSLAAEAAAGLLAGDPGRTAELAPLLAGLPLAAFGQALRGLPPQLRKKTLGAVYAVLAAAQPQAMAGAARAVARAGVAPAQLTESLLADLAVRAKAASRPFPPRPALPGPAAPREDPKGLWKRVKSLVPTPGSGGDQKAEALRRQLAAGEEIHKRQILWTPLDGEAITDAVFSKCVFRAVGLSQSTLADVTFTDCQFSDVNFEQSRLTRVTFQGCRFANCRFSRIVLDGVGLADCELRLCGFESATGSDVAFTSVDVAECDFFSAVLTGLSLCRCRFRAVSLVRAVLHGFSSRGVLFSDCLFEMATFPRARFSGLRTEGCYFAGSRFSGATEEPDILGAMAKDDALAMAEAAPDIPLPAALAEGPGLRLVAACCDALLFSRDIRRRRLALLANNKRRLAWARRRLGEAGAAFLDMLPGLVGLGLVRDGSGTRPAPGARIAGFAPDLPTLRHLVRHFGCPAAAFPEVPANALAVEAVYTIGSVGTVAQTSDSDLDVWICLKDGEAAHPDLPAFTDKLETISRFAETEAGLEIHFFCMTVQDVRDNVFGYSEDEGYGSAQGCLLKEEFYRTALVVAGRKPAWWCVPARIGQEAYAKALSGIRRAEPEVAADCLDFGPVTAIAGDEYFGASLWMIVKSLTSPFKSIIKFGLLEKYAEHPGEPELLCDTLKDYVFANQGGLWRCDPYALLFREVSRHYQERKQSGAVELLRQAFLQKTGFDPCEEYATRSGETILDHFFPYAPPAAGACPPPPRRDSQADEDGFAQAVALGDAITAYFLRAYERLKARSQELASGGGLTERDQTMLSRRIAASFGRRVGKIMRMPFIRPGRDLFASLEIACEEISPREKGFVIRAESAGPDRKARKRETVRQEGSLPRLAGWLTANELYRPGLHLQAAALPAPLTLPDVAGVLGAVHNVFPVRETFAPALSLGLLPERVTAALFVVNLLAPREERRTVSLDVLYATTWGELFHLERTAGLDVFDASPSLFLSESLGLALAPDLRLEVYAPARSQCQAGRQARR
- a CDS encoding HD-GYP domain-containing protein, translating into MQIDEYPILVEQLCPGLFIRIDEPGLPHPFPAKGFLLKTDADVAKVTALGLAHVLCVPDKSDRLPVSLEEIDGLAGKRQKGPWSTARTPVSAELSSLKRETIERNKDRLERFAACERRYEKAMSQVVEALKRVSSPNAEVLEAAGEVVGPMAETFLSDLDVLINVMTAKMRDEAKHYHALNVAVLSMMLAKEMGLGKKDIEEVGMGSLFHDIGKGRVPIQRFTKGNMVTMNKVLKEYYMEHPKIGAKMLAAVPGFPPAAQLLVLQHHEQMDGSGFPMRVSGEAITLGGRIAAVANVYDRFCNTKDGSESRTPHEAMKALYKRRGLLDPKAVTMFIRKLGVYPPGSLVELSNGMQGMVVSANLRDSMRPSVKVYHPDIPKREALIIDLCIETELNVAKALKTTDLPPDVLQYLNPGKQVSYYVDAAPRP